One window of the Camelina sativa cultivar DH55 chromosome 1, Cs, whole genome shotgun sequence genome contains the following:
- the LOC104747474 gene encoding dnaJ protein ERDJ3A has product MVRTRLAISVVLVVSTLLLLNAEAKSADPYKVLGVSRDAKQREIQKAFHKLSLKYHPDKNKNKGAQEKFAEINNAYEILSDEKKRKNYDLYGDEKGQPGFDSGFPGGNGGGYSYSSSGGGFNFGGPGGGGWQNMGGGGGSKSFSFSFGGPSENSFGFGMDDIFNMFSGGSSKGKDQFGGFGSSSSKSESRSKSGTAATIRTINSQVYKKEVLDQGMTWLVLSYLPSQRGTQYHESNIEEVSEALQGAIKVGRINCETESSLCKQLGIVPRRAPRLFVYSYTSSGKATLAEYTEELVSKKVKSFCQEHLPRFSKRIDLNTFDVSAVSSERTPTVMLLSTKKDTPVIWRVLSGLYNGRFVFYNTEVHDTSDPKIRKLGVDAFPAIVGWLSNGEKQVLKTGITVKNLKSAVQEIGKLLEGFEKKNKKVSSKSQSSQTESESLERVPLLLRSNFDSICGENIPVCIIGAFRSSHGKEKLQSILSQVSQKSLSRRQASTTGSQDTVSYSLVDAAKQSSFLSSLDKSEFKTSDKLLIAYKPRRGKFATFKGDMTMEEVEKFVAAVLNGDIQFTKTRQKPQIK; this is encoded by the exons ATGGTGAGAACAAGATTGGCGATATCTGTTGTTCTTGTTGTGTCAACACTTTTGTTGTTGAATGCGGAAGCGAAAAGCGCTGATCCTTATAAG gttcttggagtatcTAGGGATGCAAAGCAGCGTGAGATCCAGAAAGCTTTCCACAA gCTATCTTTGAAATATCACccagacaaaaacaaaaataagggTGCTCAGGAGAAGTTTGCTGAGATTAACAATG CTTATGAGATCTTATCTgatgaaaagaagaggaaaaactATGATCTTTATGGAGATGAGAAAGGACAGCCTGGATTCGACTCGGGTTTTCCCGGAGGTAATGGTGGTGGCTATTCATACTCCTCAAGTGGTGGGGGTTTTAATTTTGGAGGGCCAGGTGGTGGTGGATGGCAAAATATGGGTGGTGGGGGAGGCTCCAAATCGTTTTCTTTCTCGTTCGGGGGTCCTAGTGAAAACTCCTTTGGGTTTGGGATGGATGATATCTTTAACATGTTTTCTGGCGGTAGTTCTAAAGGAAAGGATCAGTTTGGTGGCTTTGGCAGCTCATCATCCAAGTCTGAATCTAGATCAAAGAGTGGTACGGCAGCAACTATCAGAACAATAAATTCTCAGGTCTATAAGAAGGAAGTTTTGGACCAAGGGATGACTTGGCTTGTGCTGTCGTATCTTCCATCTCAAAGGGGAACTCAGTACCATGAATCGAATATAGAGGAAGTTTCTGAGGCATTGCAAGGAGCTATAAAG GTTGGGCGTATAAATTGTGAAACAGAGTCCTCTCTTTGCAAACAACTTGGCATAGTTCCTCGTAGGGCTCCAAGgttgtttgtttattcataCACATCAAGTGGCAAAGCTACCTTAGCAGAATATACTGAAGAGCTTGTTTCAAAGAAGGTGAAGAGCTTTTGCCAAGAACATCTGCCGAGATTCTCAAAAAGAATTGACCTGAATACATTCGATGTCTCTGCTGTTAGCTCTGAAAGGACTCCTACAGTTATGCTTCTGTCAACAAAGAAAGACACTCCTGTCATTTGGCGTGTTCTTAGTGGCTTGTACAATGGACGCTTTGTCTTTTACAACACAgag GTCCATGATACTTCTGATCCAAAGATTCGTAAGTTGGGGGTTGACGCCTTTCCAGCAATAGTTGGCTGGTTATCGAATGGAGAGAAGCAAGTCCTGAAAACAGGTATCACTGTGAAAAATCTGAAATCAGCTGTGCAGGAAATTGGTAAATTGCTAGAAGGATTtgagaaaaagaacaagaaagtcTCTTCTAAAAGTCAGTCCAGCCAAACAGAGAGCGAGTCTTTAGAAAGGGTACCTCTTCTCTTGAGATCAAATTTTGACTCCATATGTGGGGAGAACATTCCTGTTTGTATCATTGGTGCCTTCAGATCTTCACATGGTAAAGAAAAGTTGCAGTCAATATTGTCCCAG GTATCCCAGAAATCATTGTCTCGACGACAAGCTTCAACCACTGGTTCTCAGGATACAGTATCCTATTCGCTTGTAGACGCAGCAAAACAATCGTCGTTCTTGAGCTCACTTGACAAATCAGAGTTCAAAACTTCCGATAAACTCCTAATAGCGTACAAGCCTCGACGAGGTAAGTTTGCTACATTCAAAGGCGATATGACCATGGAGGAAGTTGAGAAATTCGTAGCAGCTGTTCTTAATGGAGACATACAGTTCACGAAGACAAGACAGAAACCTCAGATCAAATGA